Proteins encoded by one window of Paenibacillus sp. DCT19:
- a CDS encoding sensor histidine kinase gives MDLQADAIDRVIKNAIQVMENSKYQMFEIMDSTREELKTLNEELKSVLKEAAETIEKVDQLELNYRRSRIRLTEVSRDFVRYSEHDIKQAYEKATQLQLDLMIYREKEMYLKARRDDLQKRAKNVEASVERAETIGSQMGVVLEYLSGELGQVTRIIESAKNRQMIGLKIILAQEEERKRIAREIHDGPAQMLANLVLRTEIVERMLIKQDFKMVQAEIVDLKGQVRSSLEEMRKVIFNLRPMALDDLGLIPTLRKYVQDFEVKTKIRALFETRGKEHRLSSAMEAAIYRLVQEGLSNAAKHAYPTYVVVEITYQAQLVKIVVQDNGLGFKPELLAQKSKDHTHFGLIGMRERVELLEGRIEIESGENQGTKIVIHIPTNVDKGKE, from the coding sequence GTGGATTTACAAGCCGATGCCATAGACCGCGTCATAAAAAACGCCATACAAGTCATGGAAAACAGCAAATATCAAATGTTCGAAATCATGGACTCGACGCGTGAGGAGCTCAAGACCCTCAATGAAGAGCTGAAGTCTGTTCTGAAGGAAGCGGCGGAAACGATCGAGAAAGTAGATCAATTGGAGCTGAATTACCGCCGCTCCCGGATTCGGCTTACCGAGGTGAGTCGTGACTTCGTCCGCTATTCCGAGCATGATATCAAGCAGGCGTATGAGAAAGCGACACAGTTGCAGCTGGATCTGATGATTTATCGTGAGAAGGAAATGTATCTCAAAGCCCGCCGGGATGATCTGCAGAAGCGCGCCAAAAATGTGGAGGCTTCGGTAGAGCGTGCCGAGACCATCGGTTCCCAAATGGGTGTTGTCTTGGAGTATCTGTCAGGTGAACTAGGTCAAGTGACCCGGATTATCGAATCTGCCAAGAATCGACAAATGATAGGTTTGAAAATAATTTTGGCCCAGGAAGAAGAGCGGAAACGTATTGCACGTGAGATTCATGACGGGCCTGCGCAGATGCTTGCCAATCTAGTGCTTAGGACGGAAATTGTAGAAAGAATGCTCATTAAGCAGGATTTTAAGATGGTTCAGGCCGAAATAGTAGATTTGAAGGGCCAGGTTCGTTCCAGTCTTGAAGAAATGAGAAAAGTAATCTTCAATCTGCGTCCAATGGCACTGGATGACCTGGGATTAATTCCAACGCTTCGCAAGTACGTGCAGGATTTTGAAGTAAAAACAAAAATCCGCGCGCTTTTTGAAACCAGAGGCAAGGAACATCGTTTATCTTCTGCTATGGAGGCGGCGATCTATCGTCTCGTGCAGGAGGGGCTGTCCAATGCGGCCAAGCATGCTTATCCCACTTATGTTGTAGTGGAAATTACATACCAGGCTCAGCTCGTCAAAATTGTCGTTCAAGACAATGGGCTTGGGTTCAAACCGGAGCTTCTTGCACAGAAAAGCAAGGATCATACCCACTTCGGTCTGATTGGGATGAGAGAGCGGGTTGAACTGTTAGAAGGAAGAATAGAGATCGAATCGGGCGAAAATCAAGGAACCAAAATCGTGATTCATATCCCGACAAACGTGGATAAGGGAAAGGAGTAG